One Rhodococcus sp. P1Y DNA window includes the following coding sequences:
- a CDS encoding MMPL family transporter has protein sequence MATYLYRIGKFAFRRKGIVLPLWLAILVLAGVGAATLSGPTANSFSIPGTPAQSALDLQSERFGQAEDPLSAVSAQYVFKAPDGQTLDTPAYTAAIGATIADIDKIEQVDASAKPGGQKPLADPVAGNTAIVEQYNKLAQEDGTAPDVAAANAAALSPLNPEGNVGTIEVPISVELADVTDDLRTQLDEAAQPARDAGLTVELGGTVAQSASPPGGTSEIVGLAVAAVVLLIMFGSAAAASLPLITAIVGIGISSLAITTASGFADLSTFTPILAIMIGLAVAIDYSLFILARYRHELTLTDDREEAVGRSVGTAGSAVVFAGATVLIALVALRVVGIPFLSQMGLAAGFAVLIAVLIALTFLPAMLGLYKGKAFAGKLKFVNTTDPEDPNATPTNGLRWARALVKRPAIGLIGGIVLLGVIAGPTTGLSLALPSIATSDPATSARKAYDLIDEGFGPGRNGPLLVIADASAAPEADRAAGFGKVVDSIYEEDDVTNAQIIAVNEAGDTAQILVTPSSTPNSDATKNLVSNLRAAEPGFAESDGVSYGVTGQTALELDVSERLQDALVPYLAVVVGLAFILLMLVFRSILVPLTATVGFLLSVLATFGATVFIFQEGGLGLISNPQPIVSFMPIFLIGVVFGLAMDYQVFLVSRMREEYVHGAAAKDAVVNGFKYGARVVTSAAVIMISVFAAFMAEPDSFIKSIGFALAAAVFFDAFVVRMVIIPSVMALLGDKAWWLPKWLDKILPNVDIEGAKLKTATPKVDAA, from the coding sequence ATGGCCACCTATCTATACCGAATCGGAAAGTTCGCCTTCCGGCGAAAAGGCATAGTCCTTCCCTTGTGGCTTGCGATTCTCGTCCTCGCGGGCGTCGGAGCGGCAACCCTGTCCGGCCCGACAGCCAACTCGTTCTCCATCCCGGGCACACCGGCGCAGTCCGCGCTCGACCTGCAGAGTGAGCGTTTCGGCCAGGCCGAGGATCCACTGAGTGCCGTCTCGGCGCAGTACGTGTTCAAAGCACCCGACGGTCAGACTCTCGACACCCCGGCCTACACCGCAGCCATCGGCGCGACGATCGCAGACATCGACAAGATCGAACAGGTCGATGCGTCCGCTAAGCCGGGCGGGCAGAAGCCGTTGGCCGACCCTGTTGCAGGCAATACAGCCATCGTCGAGCAGTACAACAAGCTCGCCCAGGAAGACGGAACTGCGCCTGACGTTGCCGCTGCGAACGCGGCCGCACTGTCGCCGCTGAATCCGGAGGGCAACGTCGGCACGATCGAGGTGCCCATCTCCGTGGAGCTGGCGGACGTCACAGACGATCTCCGCACCCAGCTCGACGAAGCTGCTCAGCCAGCTCGGGACGCCGGGCTGACCGTCGAACTCGGCGGCACCGTCGCCCAGAGTGCGTCGCCTCCGGGTGGTACCTCCGAGATCGTCGGTCTCGCCGTTGCAGCCGTCGTACTACTGATCATGTTCGGATCGGCCGCCGCGGCCAGCCTCCCCCTGATCACCGCCATCGTCGGTATCGGAATTAGCTCGCTTGCCATCACCACGGCGTCGGGCTTCGCCGATCTCTCGACGTTCACGCCCATCCTCGCGATCATGATCGGCCTGGCTGTCGCGATCGACTACTCGTTGTTCATTCTCGCGCGCTACCGACACGAACTGACGCTCACCGACGACCGGGAGGAAGCCGTCGGACGATCGGTCGGAACGGCAGGCTCGGCCGTCGTCTTCGCCGGCGCGACGGTGTTGATCGCCCTGGTTGCGTTGCGCGTCGTCGGAATTCCGTTCCTGTCGCAGATGGGCCTTGCCGCCGGTTTCGCTGTGCTGATCGCAGTCTTGATCGCCCTGACCTTCTTGCCTGCGATGCTCGGGCTCTACAAGGGCAAGGCATTTGCGGGCAAGCTCAAGTTCGTCAACACGACCGACCCCGAGGACCCCAATGCAACGCCGACCAACGGTCTGCGCTGGGCCCGTGCACTGGTCAAGCGGCCTGCCATCGGCCTCATCGGCGGCATCGTTCTGCTCGGCGTAATCGCCGGACCCACCACCGGCTTGTCTCTCGCACTTCCCAGCATCGCGACGTCCGACCCGGCAACCTCGGCTCGCAAGGCCTACGACCTGATCGACGAAGGATTCGGTCCGGGTCGCAACGGACCGCTCCTGGTCATCGCCGACGCCAGTGCCGCGCCCGAGGCCGATCGCGCAGCAGGATTCGGCAAGGTCGTCGACTCGATCTACGAAGAGGACGACGTCACCAACGCGCAGATCATCGCCGTCAACGAGGCCGGTGACACCGCACAGATTCTGGTGACACCGTCGAGTACCCCGAACAGCGACGCGACGAAGAACCTCGTGTCGAACCTGCGCGCCGCAGAACCTGGCTTCGCCGAGAGCGACGGGGTTTCCTACGGCGTGACCGGTCAGACTGCGCTCGAGCTGGACGTGTCCGAACGCCTGCAGGACGCACTCGTGCCGTATCTGGCCGTGGTCGTCGGACTCGCGTTCATCCTGTTGATGCTGGTGTTCCGGTCGATTCTCGTGCCGCTGACGGCGACGGTGGGCTTCCTGCTCAGCGTGCTCGCAACCTTCGGCGCGACGGTGTTCATCTTCCAAGAAGGCGGACTCGGGCTGATCAGTAACCCGCAGCCGATCGTCAGCTTCATGCCGATCTTCCTGATCGGTGTCGTGTTCGGTCTTGCGATGGACTACCAGGTCTTCCTGGTATCGCGAATGCGCGAGGAGTACGTGCACGGCGCGGCAGCCAAGGATGCCGTCGTGAACGGTTTCAAGTACGGGGCGCGCGTTGTCACGAGTGCTGCGGTCATCATGATCTCGGTGTTCGCAGCGTTCATGGCCGAACCGGACTCGTTCATCAAGTCCATCGGTTTCGCCCTGGCCGCCGCCGTGTTCTTCGACGCCTTCGTCGTCCGCATGGTCATCATCCCGTCGGTGATGGCGCTGCTCGGTGACAAGGCCTGGTGGTTGCCGAAGTGGCTGGACAAGATCTTGCCGAACGTCGACATCGAGGGTGCCAAGCTGAAGACAGCCACCCCCAAGGTCGACGCAGCCTGA
- a CDS encoding TetR/AcrR family transcriptional regulator: MECVTAPTPGLRDQKKAATRDALGVAAVTLAKSRGLDAVTADAIAAEAGVSTRTFHNYFANKEEAVLHHIEVSALEWFDMLRTRPAGEPIWASLRHVAVSIVSDPDRDLTEAFAAAQLIESTPSVVAKKLEVHHSLVRVLGEAIAERTGTDIDRDLYPNLLQSAVGNAVTAALNIWTNDSEGALSPKQLVEDAFDQLQAGLPDPREQNTN, encoded by the coding sequence TTGGAGTGTGTGACCGCACCTACTCCCGGCCTTCGCGATCAGAAGAAGGCCGCTACACGCGACGCCCTCGGCGTGGCGGCAGTCACGCTGGCCAAATCTCGCGGACTCGATGCCGTCACCGCCGACGCCATAGCGGCCGAGGCAGGCGTTTCCACCAGGACCTTCCACAATTACTTCGCCAACAAAGAGGAAGCAGTCCTGCACCACATCGAGGTGTCGGCGCTCGAATGGTTCGACATGCTCCGCACGCGCCCTGCCGGCGAGCCCATCTGGGCGTCGTTACGCCATGTTGCGGTGTCGATCGTGTCCGATCCCGACCGCGACCTCACCGAAGCATTTGCCGCCGCACAGTTGATCGAGTCCACTCCGAGCGTCGTCGCGAAAAAGCTCGAGGTGCACCACTCGCTGGTTCGGGTCCTGGGTGAGGCGATCGCCGAGCGCACCGGCACCGATATCGACCGAGACCTGTACCCCAACCTCCTCCAGTCCGCGGTCGGTAACGCCGTCACTGCCGCTCTGAACATCTGGACAAACGACTCAGAAGGAGCCCTCTCGCCGAAACAGCTTGTCGAGGACGCATTCGACCAACTGCAGGCCGGACTCCCGGACCCGCGCGAACAGAACACCAACTGA
- a CDS encoding RrF2 family transcriptional regulator, which produces MHITAKADYAVRTLLELAAAGGAPGKAEALAGAQNIPHKFLESVLSDLRRADLVRSRRGPDGGYWLARPAAEISVADVIRAVEGPLASVRGQRPEDVDYPGPAKPLQLVWLAVRANMRAVLEEVSLADIVSDEVPEFIAELTADPAAWARR; this is translated from the coding sequence GTGCACATTACTGCCAAGGCGGACTATGCCGTGCGAACTCTGCTCGAGTTGGCTGCCGCAGGTGGTGCGCCAGGCAAGGCCGAGGCCCTGGCAGGTGCGCAGAATATCCCTCACAAATTCTTGGAATCGGTGCTGTCGGATTTGCGCCGGGCGGATCTGGTTCGCAGCCGGAGAGGGCCTGACGGGGGTTATTGGCTGGCACGACCTGCCGCGGAAATTTCCGTCGCCGATGTGATTCGGGCAGTAGAAGGGCCGCTGGCGTCGGTCAGGGGGCAACGGCCCGAGGATGTCGACTACCCGGGCCCGGCCAAGCCGCTTCAGCTGGTCTGGCTCGCGGTGCGTGCCAACATGCGTGCGGTTCTCGAGGAAGTGTCCCTGGCGGACATCGTCTCCGATGAGGTTCCGGAGTTCATTGCCGAATTGACGGCTGATCCGGCGGCGTGGGCTCGTCGCTGA
- a CDS encoding sterol desaturase family protein: MIGSAWNALPEPLRDPVALAIPAFALLLAIEWFAAVKLEDGTRGSYKGSDARASLGMGVVSIATTTAWKTLALVGYTALYVYVAPWHLPADAWYTWVILILGVDILFYAYHRIAHRTRVIWATHQAHHSSEYFNFSTALRQKWNNSGEIVMWLPLPLLGVPPWMVFVGFSINLVYQFWVHTERIDKLPRPIEFVFNTPSHHRVHHGNDPQYLDKNYGGIFIVWDRLFGSYADEIDRPHYGLTKPVNTYNIWTLQTHEYRSIARDVAASRSWRERVGFVLGPPGWTPSRTGTKETSSSSS; this comes from the coding sequence ATGATCGGTTCGGCCTGGAACGCGCTGCCCGAACCCTTGCGCGATCCGGTTGCCCTGGCGATTCCGGCGTTCGCACTTCTACTTGCCATCGAGTGGTTCGCAGCGGTCAAGCTCGAAGACGGAACTAGGGGCAGCTACAAGGGTTCCGACGCGCGCGCCAGCCTCGGGATGGGCGTGGTGTCGATTGCCACGACCACTGCATGGAAGACGCTCGCGCTGGTCGGCTATACCGCCCTGTACGTGTACGTCGCGCCGTGGCATCTACCCGCAGATGCCTGGTACACGTGGGTGATCCTGATTCTCGGCGTCGACATTCTGTTCTACGCGTACCACCGGATCGCGCACCGAACGCGCGTCATCTGGGCGACGCATCAAGCTCACCACTCGAGCGAGTACTTCAACTTCAGCACCGCACTGCGCCAGAAATGGAACAACAGCGGCGAAATCGTGATGTGGCTTCCATTGCCGCTGTTGGGGGTTCCGCCGTGGATGGTGTTCGTCGGATTCTCGATCAATCTTGTGTACCAGTTCTGGGTCCACACCGAGCGGATCGACAAGCTACCCCGACCGATCGAGTTCGTGTTCAACACTCCGTCGCACCACCGGGTTCACCACGGCAACGATCCGCAGTACCTCGACAAGAACTACGGAGGCATCTTCATCGTCTGGGATCGGCTGTTCGGCAGCTACGCCGACGAGATCGACAGACCACACTACGGTCTGACCAAGCCGGTGAACACGTACAACATCTGGACCCTCCAGACACACGAATACCGCTCCATCGCAAGGGATGTAGCGGCATCGCGGTCATGGCGTGAACGCGTCGGATTCGTTCTGGGCCCACCGGGGTGGACGCCGAGCAGAACCGGAACGAAGGAAACTAGTTCGAGCTCAAGTTGA
- a CDS encoding YceI family protein has translation MTKKWWIVGAVVVVVIALGAFFGPKIYASFQGDDAPAATVSTSGAQAATTDDLNGTWTIVPGDASNTTAAGYTVDEVLNGSDVTVVGSTTEVSGDVTISGDSLTAGEVTVQTNSITTDSDRRDGQFRGNIFDTATYPTATFTFDSPVDLSALPKDGTTTTVTAEGTLTLKDQSRPVSVDIEILQSGDTLIASGSIPTTWTDFGIEPPSLGFVTVEGAGSVDFLINLSSN, from the coding sequence ATGACCAAGAAATGGTGGATCGTCGGCGCGGTAGTCGTCGTGGTGATTGCTCTGGGTGCGTTCTTCGGCCCCAAGATCTATGCGTCCTTCCAGGGTGACGACGCCCCAGCGGCGACGGTCTCGACGTCGGGCGCGCAAGCTGCCACAACGGACGACCTCAACGGCACGTGGACCATCGTCCCGGGCGACGCGTCCAACACGACTGCGGCGGGCTACACCGTCGACGAGGTCCTGAACGGATCCGATGTGACCGTCGTCGGGTCGACCACCGAGGTCAGTGGTGATGTCACGATCAGCGGGGATTCCCTCACTGCGGGTGAGGTAACCGTCCAGACCAACTCGATCACCACCGACAGTGACCGTCGCGACGGCCAGTTCCGCGGCAACATCTTCGACACCGCTACCTACCCGACAGCGACGTTCACCTTCGACTCGCCCGTAGATCTGTCGGCACTCCCCAAGGACGGGACGACGACGACCGTGACGGCCGAGGGCACGTTGACGCTCAAGGATCAGTCGCGTCCGGTGTCCGTCGACATCGAGATCTTGCAGTCGGGTGACACGTTGATTGCGTCGGGGAGTATCCCGACGACATGGACCGACTTCGGAATCGAGCCTCCGTCGTTGGGATTTGTCACCGTCGAGGGCGCAGGTTCGGTCGACTTCCTGATCAACTTGAGCTCGAACTAG
- a CDS encoding PHP domain-containing protein: MDPIEALREIAYWLERSRADTHRVKAYRRAADVVENLSETAFSERKRTDTWSALPGIGAKTSLIIRQAVAGEVPDYLVEKRDEAEPIGENDLLAALKGDLHTHSNWSDGGSPIDEMMRTAKRLGHEYCALTDHSPRLKVANGLSAERLRRQLDVVAELNEQLAPFRILTGIEVDILDDGSLDQDEGLLAELDVVVASVHSNLRADSDTMTRRMVNAVANPHVDVLGHCTGRLVEGGRGTRPESKFDAEVVFEGCAQFGTAVEINARPERQDPPERLIDVALERGCLFSIDTDAHAPGQLDWRGYGAVRAEARGVPAERVINTWSMTDLLAWTGGNR, from the coding sequence ATGGACCCGATCGAAGCCCTCCGCGAGATCGCCTACTGGCTCGAGCGCTCCCGCGCGGACACCCACCGAGTCAAGGCGTACCGACGGGCGGCCGATGTGGTCGAAAACCTAAGCGAGACAGCATTTTCCGAACGTAAACGTACCGACACCTGGTCAGCATTGCCTGGAATCGGAGCAAAGACGTCACTGATAATTCGTCAGGCAGTCGCGGGAGAAGTACCCGACTACCTCGTCGAGAAGCGAGACGAGGCAGAACCGATCGGTGAGAACGACCTCCTCGCGGCGCTCAAGGGCGATCTACATACCCACTCGAACTGGTCCGACGGCGGCAGTCCGATCGACGAGATGATGCGGACCGCGAAACGGCTCGGACACGAGTACTGCGCGCTCACCGATCACTCCCCCAGGCTGAAGGTTGCGAACGGGCTGAGCGCAGAGAGACTTCGTCGTCAGCTCGATGTCGTGGCCGAACTCAACGAGCAGCTGGCACCATTCCGGATCCTGACCGGAATCGAGGTCGACATACTCGACGACGGTAGCCTCGATCAGGACGAAGGCCTTCTCGCCGAGTTGGATGTGGTTGTCGCGAGCGTACATTCGAACCTCAGAGCAGATTCGGACACGATGACCCGAAGGATGGTGAATGCTGTCGCCAACCCCCACGTCGATGTGCTCGGCCACTGCACGGGCCGTCTCGTCGAGGGCGGGCGCGGAACCAGACCCGAATCGAAGTTCGACGCCGAGGTGGTGTTCGAGGGGTGCGCACAGTTCGGCACCGCCGTCGAGATCAATGCTCGTCCGGAACGCCAGGACCCACCCGAACGGCTCATCGACGTCGCACTCGAACGGGGATGCCTGTTCTCCATCGACACCGACGCCCACGCCCCGGGTCAGCTCGATTGGCGGGGTTACGGCGCAGTCCGGGCGGAGGCTCGGGGTGTGCCGGCCGAGCGCGTTATCAACACGTGGTCCATGACGGACCTCCTCGCTTGGACGGGCGGCAATCGGTGA
- a CDS encoding alpha/beta hydrolase family protein: protein MKSLRCLALLLVFVVLAGCSGTEVRSTPPPIPTPSPALVPALSDPPIRVQYGPDKDNVGDLYLPDNGADPIPVVVMVHGGGWQQKYDMTYFGPISEAVADRGIAVWNIEYRRGTGDYRNTLADVDNATEALATTVQEAAGGRLDLDRVHVAGHSAGGQLAAWLAGRHTLDASAPGAQPKIRPRSATIMAGVFDMARAANIGGDALVPAFLGGMPDQVPDRYLVASPIAHLPIGTEVTAIHGDEDKTVSVNQSKAYVEAATAAGDRAELVILPGAGHGAFTDAGTPAWTTTVDTIAAHAATLP from the coding sequence GTGAAATCTCTTCGCTGCCTTGCACTTCTGCTCGTGTTCGTCGTTCTCGCAGGGTGTTCCGGCACCGAAGTCCGCTCGACTCCGCCGCCGATTCCGACCCCGTCGCCCGCACTCGTCCCTGCACTGTCCGACCCTCCGATCCGTGTTCAGTACGGGCCCGACAAGGACAACGTCGGCGATCTGTATCTACCCGACAACGGCGCCGATCCCATTCCCGTGGTCGTGATGGTTCACGGCGGAGGGTGGCAGCAGAAATACGACATGACGTATTTCGGCCCGATCTCCGAGGCCGTGGCCGATCGCGGAATCGCGGTGTGGAATATCGAATACCGCCGAGGCACAGGAGATTATCGGAACACCCTGGCCGACGTCGACAACGCAACGGAAGCTCTGGCGACCACAGTCCAGGAAGCCGCGGGCGGCCGGCTCGATCTCGACCGTGTGCACGTCGCCGGCCACTCGGCAGGCGGTCAACTTGCAGCGTGGCTCGCCGGGCGACACACGCTCGATGCGTCGGCGCCGGGTGCCCAGCCGAAAATCCGGCCTCGGAGCGCGACGATCATGGCCGGCGTCTTCGACATGGCCCGTGCCGCGAACATCGGCGGCGACGCGCTCGTGCCCGCATTCCTCGGCGGGATGCCGGACCAAGTTCCCGACCGCTATCTCGTCGCCTCACCCATCGCACACCTGCCGATCGGCACCGAGGTGACTGCGATTCACGGGGATGAGGACAAGACCGTCTCGGTGAATCAGAGCAAGGCATATGTGGAGGCAGCCACAGCCGCCGGCGACCGCGCTGAATTGGTGATCCTGCCAGGCGCCGGGCACGGCGCTTTCACCGACGCCGGGACCCCGGCCTGGACGACCACCGTCGACACGATCGCCGCCCACGCGGCCACCCTGCCGTGA
- a CDS encoding FBP domain-containing protein: MKPITEKEIRASFVNCSKGDAKRLNVPKNLADTQWDQLDFLGWSDPSYAGRSYIVVPGDDGLVGIALKHETGGSDRAQMCTICTTTHGRGHVSLMTASKVGESGRKGNTVGTYMCSDLACSLYARGTKTPAIGNRYRENLTPDERVERAKENLNAFVGRLYS; this comes from the coding sequence ATGAAACCGATAACCGAGAAAGAGATACGAGCGTCGTTCGTCAACTGCTCGAAAGGCGACGCCAAGCGACTGAACGTACCGAAGAATCTTGCTGATACACAATGGGATCAGCTCGACTTCCTCGGGTGGTCCGACCCATCCTATGCAGGGCGGAGCTACATCGTCGTCCCTGGTGACGACGGGCTCGTCGGCATCGCGCTGAAGCATGAAACCGGTGGATCGGATCGTGCTCAGATGTGCACGATCTGCACGACGACCCACGGACGCGGACACGTTTCGCTCATGACGGCGAGCAAGGTCGGAGAATCTGGACGGAAAGGTAACACCGTCGGCACCTACATGTGCAGCGACCTGGCATGTTCGCTCTACGCGCGCGGCACCAAGACACCGGCGATCGGAAATCGGTACCGCGAGAACCTCACTCCCGACGAGCGGGTCGAGCGTGCGAAGGAGAACCTGAACGCATTCGTCGGGCGGCTGTATTCGTAG
- a CDS encoding TetR/AcrR family transcriptional regulator: protein MARAGITVARLTEAASDMADEIGFDNVTVLALAKSFGVKDASLYSHIKNLRDLRQRVAAASLSELADRVSDAVAGRAGKDALVAFAGAYRDYAREHPGRYASTQFELDSEAASASDAHKHSHMSRAILRAYRLTEPDETDAVRLLGSTFHGFIALEASGGFSHGNGRESEQSWLRVLDVLHHALENWPSR from the coding sequence ATGGCGCGCGCCGGCATCACCGTCGCTCGCTTGACCGAAGCGGCGTCGGACATGGCCGACGAGATCGGGTTCGACAACGTCACCGTGCTTGCGCTGGCGAAGTCGTTCGGGGTCAAGGATGCGAGCCTCTATTCGCACATCAAGAACCTGCGCGACTTACGTCAGCGTGTTGCGGCAGCGTCGTTGTCGGAGCTGGCAGACCGGGTGTCCGACGCCGTGGCCGGTCGCGCAGGTAAGGACGCGCTGGTCGCGTTCGCAGGTGCATATCGCGACTACGCGCGTGAGCATCCAGGGCGGTATGCCTCGACGCAGTTCGAGCTCGATTCGGAGGCGGCCTCGGCGAGCGACGCGCACAAGCACTCGCACATGTCGAGGGCGATACTGCGTGCCTACCGCCTGACCGAACCCGACGAAACCGACGCAGTACGACTGCTGGGCAGTACCTTTCACGGATTCATCGCGCTGGAGGCGTCGGGCGGATTCAGTCACGGCAACGGGCGTGAGTCCGAGCAATCGTGGCTACGTGTGCTGGATGTGCTTCATCATGCGCTCGAGAACTGGCCATCGCGCTGA
- a CDS encoding siderophore-interacting protein — translation MGRGVEGIIMKAYKTDDYKLTVTSKEPVTDKYIRIGFTGGGLLQNHPVHPTQWVRVWFDDGNGKEGQRGYTLVRQNPEEDTFAIEFAVHYGPASRWAENAEPGDVLEATLMRGSNGSSFTIPDPTPSEFLIFGDTASLPAINTILDAIGDTPAKVWLEWQYDSDVTLPVHAGSATEVTWLQRIDDGRLLREAAEELSPAPGAFAWVACDGRSTRSIVKTLKTNHGFRKESIKSQAYWK, via the coding sequence ATGGGCAGAGGCGTTGAAGGCATCATCATGAAGGCGTACAAGACGGACGACTACAAGTTGACCGTCACGTCGAAAGAACCAGTGACCGACAAGTACATCCGTATCGGATTCACCGGCGGTGGTCTGCTCCAGAACCATCCAGTTCATCCGACGCAGTGGGTGCGAGTGTGGTTCGACGACGGGAACGGCAAGGAAGGCCAGCGCGGCTACACCCTGGTGCGGCAGAACCCCGAGGAAGACACGTTCGCCATCGAATTCGCCGTGCATTACGGTCCCGCTTCGAGGTGGGCCGAGAACGCCGAGCCGGGCGATGTACTCGAAGCAACCTTGATGCGAGGTAGCAACGGATCGAGCTTCACCATCCCGGACCCGACGCCGTCGGAGTTTTTGATCTTCGGGGACACGGCATCGTTGCCCGCGATCAACACCATCCTCGATGCGATCGGTGACACGCCCGCAAAGGTGTGGCTGGAATGGCAGTACGACTCGGACGTGACTCTGCCCGTCCACGCCGGTTCCGCTACTGAAGTGACCTGGCTACAACGAATCGACGACGGCAGACTGCTCCGCGAGGCCGCCGAGGAACTCTCGCCCGCGCCGGGAGCATTCGCATGGGTCGCGTGCGACGGTAGGTCTACCCGCTCGATCGTCAAGACGCTCAAGACGAACCACGGGTTCCGCAAGGAATCGATCAAGTCGCAGGCGTACTGGAAATGA
- a CDS encoding GNAT family N-acetyltransferase, translating into MTEWVIRSPPGAGGSVDQVEIRRRRLSDLPECVRVLREVHEADRYPDRWPEDPQAWLLPDADSWIAVTDGRILGHVSLVDRDDALWVSRLLVRPGTRGQQIGELLLEAARTRGTLMLDVIEHSEHAIRLYERTGWTLIDTRPANWIMADGTRPVEHIYTSN; encoded by the coding sequence GTGACCGAATGGGTCATTCGGTCACCCCCAGGGGCGGGCGGTAGCGTCGACCAGGTGGAAATCCGTCGCCGACGCCTGAGTGATCTGCCCGAATGCGTCCGGGTGCTGCGGGAAGTCCACGAAGCCGACCGGTACCCCGATCGTTGGCCCGAGGATCCGCAGGCGTGGCTGTTGCCCGACGCGGACAGTTGGATCGCCGTGACCGACGGCAGAATCCTCGGTCATGTCAGCCTCGTCGACCGAGACGACGCACTGTGGGTGTCGAGGTTGCTGGTTCGTCCTGGCACGCGCGGTCAGCAGATCGGCGAGTTGCTTCTCGAAGCGGCACGGACCAGGGGGACCCTGATGCTCGACGTCATCGAGCATTCCGAGCACGCAATTCGGCTTTACGAACGCACCGGGTGGACTTTGATCGACACCAGGCCCGCGAATTGGATCATGGCCGACGGAACCAGACCGGTCGAGCACATTTACACTTCGAATTAG
- a CDS encoding CsbD family protein, with protein sequence MGLDDKIGNKAEDLGGKAKEATGAATGNEELRQEGKGDQLSSAVKDGAEKVKDAASNIKDKLTGN encoded by the coding sequence ATGGGACTCGACGACAAAATCGGTAACAAGGCCGAGGATCTGGGCGGCAAGGCCAAGGAAGCCACAGGCGCAGCCACCGGTAACGAAGAGCTTCGCCAGGAAGGCAAGGGCGATCAGCTCTCCTCCGCAGTGAAGGACGGCGCGGAGAAGGTCAAGGACGCAGCCTCCAACATCAAGGACAAGCTCACCGGTAACTGA
- a CDS encoding nucleoside deaminase: protein MNDLELVRAALAAAGDASPADVPVGAVVFDADGHELARAANAREATGDPTAHAEVLALRAAARVHGDGWRLEGCTLAVTLEPCTMCAGALVLARVSRVVFGAWEPKTGAVGSLWDVVRDPRLTYRPEVRGGILEDECGAVLRDFFVSKRL, encoded by the coding sequence GTGAACGATCTCGAGCTCGTCCGCGCTGCGTTGGCGGCTGCGGGAGATGCCTCCCCGGCCGATGTGCCGGTGGGAGCCGTGGTCTTCGACGCGGACGGTCACGAATTGGCCCGCGCTGCGAATGCCCGTGAGGCAACCGGCGATCCGACGGCTCATGCCGAGGTCCTGGCCCTGCGGGCCGCAGCGCGAGTGCACGGCGACGGCTGGCGGCTCGAAGGATGCACCCTCGCGGTGACGTTGGAGCCCTGCACGATGTGCGCGGGCGCGCTGGTTCTCGCCCGAGTGTCTCGAGTGGTGTTCGGGGCGTGGGAGCCCAAGACCGGCGCGGTTGGATCGCTGTGGGATGTGGTTCGGGACCCGAGGCTGACCTACAGGCCCGAGGTTCGCGGAGGAATTCTCGAGGACGAGTGCGGCGCAGTTCTGCGTGACTTCTTCGTGTCCAAACGCTTATGA
- a CDS encoding tRNA adenosine deaminase-associated protein, giving the protein MAAQRGSNNSAKAKKFDGPDSNAFDDLEGFGVAVVHEDGKWKVTPLPSSALLSLSAAETELREMRSSGAVFGLLDVDDEFFVVLRPAPSGTRLLLSDASLAGEYDIAADVLDELNIDIPDFDEDELDDIEPWPEGDMGLLTDLGLPEAVMGIIVAETDLYPDEQLGSIAQRLGFPDELAAVLDKLPR; this is encoded by the coding sequence ATGGCTGCACAGCGCGGGAGTAACAACTCCGCCAAGGCGAAGAAGTTCGACGGTCCGGATAGCAACGCCTTCGACGATCTCGAGGGCTTCGGTGTCGCGGTGGTGCACGAGGACGGCAAGTGGAAAGTGACTCCTCTACCGTCCAGCGCGTTGTTGTCACTTTCGGCGGCCGAGACCGAACTGCGCGAGATGCGAAGCTCCGGGGCTGTCTTCGGTTTGCTCGACGTCGACGACGAGTTCTTCGTCGTCCTCCGGCCCGCGCCGTCGGGCACGCGCCTTCTTCTGTCCGACGCCAGTCTTGCAGGCGAGTACGACATCGCCGCGGACGTGCTGGACGAACTCAACATCGACATCCCCGATTTCGACGAGGACGAGCTGGACGACATCGAGCCGTGGCCAGAGGGGGACATGGGCCTTCTGACCGACTTGGGCCTTCCTGAGGCCGTCATGGGCATCATCGTCGCCGAGACCGACCTCTATCCCGACGAGCAACTCGGATCCATCGCTCAAAGGCTCGGTTTTCCCGACGAGCTCGCAGCCGTCCTGGACAAGCTTCCTCGGTAG